One region of Lampris incognitus isolate fLamInc1 chromosome 12, fLamInc1.hap2, whole genome shotgun sequence genomic DNA includes:
- the st6galnac6 gene encoding alpha-N-acetylgalactosaminide alpha-2,6-sialyltransferase 6 — protein MQGQRSQRIVIFGSVFLLTTLLILYSSNSGNDMLSGSFRIANSHHKIKATDLKKWAGKEGYVTVYGNKSMTLHCHNCALVTSSSHVLGTQAGEEIDHTECVIRMNDAPTLGYDADVGNRTSLRVVAHSSVFRVVRRPAEFLNRTDNSPVIVFWGPPTKIGKDAKGTLYRLIHRVSMTYSNLSYFTISPNKMRKFDSLFQKETGRDRQKSQSWLSTGWFTMVIAIEICDNIKVYGMVPPSHCGKKLGPKKMPYHYYKPRGPDECVTYLQNERGRRGNHHRFITEKQVFARWAKQYNITFIHPTW, from the exons ATG CAGGGACAACGGAGCCAGAGGATAGTGATCTTCGGGTCCGTCTTCCTCCTAACAACACTCCTCATCCTCTACAGTTCCAACAGTGGAAATGATATGCTGTCAGGGTCATTCCGTATTGCCAACAGCCATCATAAGATCAAGGCCACTGACCTGAAGAAATGGGCTGGCAAAGAGGGTTATGTAACCGTCTATGGAAACAAG AGTATGACCTTGCATTGCCATAACTGTGCACTGGTGACAAGCTCCAGTCACGTCCTGGGCACCCAAGCAGGAGAGGAAATCGACCACACAGAGTGTGTTATCCGTATGAACGATGCTCCCACCTTGGGATACGATGCTGATGTGGGGAATAGGACCTCCTTGAGGGTGGTTGCCCACTCCAGTGTGTTCAGGGTGGTCCGGAGGCCAGCCGAGTTCCTGAACCGCACAGACAACAGCCCTGTCATCGTCTTCTGGGGGCCCCCAACCAAGATTGGAAAAGATGCCAAAGGGACCCTTTACAGATTGATCCATAGAGTCAGCATGACCTACAGTAACCTGTCCTATTTCACCATCTCACCCAACAAGATGCGCAAATTTGACAGTCTGTTTCAGAAGGAGACAGGGCGAGATAG GCAAAAATCTCAGTCCTGGTTGAGCACAGGCTGGTTCACCATGGTTATAGCTATTGAAATTTGTGATAATATTAAAGTTTATGGAATGGTTCCACCTAGTCATTGCGG aaaaAAATTAGGGCCTAAGAAGATGCCCTATCACTACTACAAGCCCAGAGGGCCTGATGAATGTGTCACATATCTGCAGAATGAAAGAGGACGGAGAGGAAACCACCATCGTTTTATTACCGAGAAGCAAGTATTTGCACGTTGGGCAAAGCAGTACAACATTACTTTCATTCATCCTACCTGGTGA